GAGACCATATAATTTTGGTGGGATTTCAAAGTTcttcataataattttatagtgtGGATCGAGATGataaattaaacaagaaacaataatatataatctatttgtttaattacCATTGATTCCTCGGATGCCTTGGAATTGAGCACACATTTATAGCCTTCAACTTTggaattattattcttttcatcttcattatttttcatctcttcAGTATCATCATCATTCTCAAAGTACTCACTAACACACCCTGAAATTgaacaacatatataaatataaatatatttgttcaCCACCAAtaattctaatatatatatatatatatatgaagaatGTGTGaggaatttaattaattaccatcCAGGGAATGGGCAAGTTTATCCAAATTACGGGCAGTGAGGCTCTGAAGCTGGCTGCCTGCCCAAATGGGGCAGAAAAGCATGCTGACAAATATACAAAGCGAAGTTCCAATGGCAATGGTGCTGATTCTGGTTCGGGCCAGCTCGAACAGCTTTTCGACTCGATAACCCGAAATTGAAACTAAACAGAAAGTGAGGACGAAGATCATGGCGCCGTAGTCGAATCTCGACTTCACTGATGGTATGAACCGGGAGAATGTGGTTACTGAAGCTGCATGAATATGCATGGAAATAATTAACATGAATTAGGTGATCAATATGAGAGTGAGATCgagtttgaaaatttcctaataattgaattaattacctagaagaaaaagagagattcCAAGAATAATCGGCTCAAATTTATCACCAGATTCAGCTGCAATCCAATGAACACCAATGCCCAAACAACCAGCCAGAGAAGTTCCTATAACTCTATTTACACATTTGTAAAAAGTTGCACCtgcaaataattaagaacCATTTTCTTAATACCGTAACTATTCTTGGAagttaaacttaattataattactacTTTCACTAATCtcttattaatataatttccCAATATCTCTATCTATGGACCCAATTTAAGTGGTGTCGTGGGCAggtacaataattttattatatataattaactcTTAATTACTTTTCACAAATCTgcttgtattatttatttaatttgctACAATATTTACTcgatttttgttgttgttatatttactAACTCAACCTTGGGATATATGATAATTTACACCTACAATACATACTTTTATAACTCATGGTCACATGCTATAATAACTACATATGtcttataatatattaatattaattataaaaaaaatggagctTCTATGAATTACCCTGTACATAGGTCCAAAAGTTTAACTTAATgggttaaatattaaattgaataaattttggTGAACTTATAAAgagcagaaaagaaaaaaaagggtaatttGGAAAACTAACCCACAGTTGATTCAAAAGTGACAACAACAGTCATAATGGCCCACATGGCATTTCCTCCAACTCCTTCATACAAAGGTCTCATGTAGTAAAATATTGAGACAATGGTGAGAGCCAACCCAACTTTAAGGCCATGAACAGCTTTCTTTGGCTCAGAATTTGCAATTCCCCATGCCTTTTCCAAGAACTTCCAAGCCTTCAATAACAATCCTCCccaaataaaattcttgattCTCATCATTATGTTCTTCATAAATGAGGCTTCTGGCCTTAAAATCTCTGTTGTTCCATCACCCATATTCACCCTCCATTCCAAATTTCCATTTGATGTCATTGTTGAATTGACGCCTCGGTcaagttaaatttgataagTAATGGAAAGAGATGATTAGAGAGAGATGGCCAAAGTTTGTAGGGACTTCTTGATATGCTCTATGGCCTCTCTTCTTGAAGCTCACAACAAAGTTTTATAttagtgtgtatatatatcttgtCATTTGGTTCTGCtttatctttaaaaagtttgtgttttagaaGTTAGGACATTAgggaataaaatatttagtaaaaagtttgttttttttctccaaaagattgtttgttttttcttctaaaaagtGGGGTTTAAATTGCACAACCATGGTcctgatttaaaaaaaaaatggtttgatggttagtgaaaattttgaatcattagagaagtaatataattatataattatatatatagtgtggcctaaaaagatatagaaatggatttttttttttttttttttttttgtagtaatATCAtcctataaatatttcatttagtgGATTATGTGGTGgcaatggaaagaaaaaaaaaccattaacTCTTTAAGAAATGGTCTTTAGTTTTTTCACACACAcgcatatgtatatatacatataaattatgGAAGTTAGGACATTGTAGAATGGAGAAAAAGATTTGTGTGATGAAATATGATTGACAagtagttattttttaaattatagatttagatcatttctaattttgtttggtttttgtttaaattattggGTAATTGCCTACTTTTTTTAATCCctacttttaatatttgaggATAATTCTTGCACGCTTGGATTGGCTTTGTCACCCACATATCATTAATTAGCCCTAATGAATCACAATGTTATTGGACATTTTATGTACAACACTTACCTCACTTTTAAAGGGATTTTATTAATAGGTGGAAATTAGGGTATTACGTTTGGAAACTTTTAATTGGTAGCAATTCATGTTATCATTTTTGAAAGTATCATGATAATACTGTAGTATTGAAGAAGATGtgattgtttatttatttatttgttttttgtgtGTCTACCTAGAAATGATCCTAACAcgtaacttttctttttcttttttttgttatatcacatatatattactggtatatattatttctataATGATATATACTTTTTGTATGTATAACACTAATAACAACGATAGATATATGTCTAAATTGGTGTATACATCTATATAATAGAAGTAGCGTGGAGATAATCTAATCAagttttcttcatatttagTCACTTACCCACtatcataaatcataattaagaTCATCTAGGAcctcaataaaaagaaagtttttggttttaattaatttttgtgtaTCTTTCCTCATACTCTAAAAATGGCTAATTTAAATGACAAGctctttataaaaatagaaaattttgacaaattatttacaatacTTTTTACATTTGGT
This DNA window, taken from Cucumis sativus cultivar 9930 chromosome 6, Cucumber_9930_V3, whole genome shotgun sequence, encodes the following:
- the LOC101218298 gene encoding aluminum-activated malate transporter 10, whose amino-acid sequence is MTSNGNLEWRVNMGDGTTEILRPEASFMKNIMMRIKNFIWGGLLLKAWKFLEKAWGIANSEPKKAVHGLKVGLALTIVSIFYYMRPLYEGVGGNAMWAIMTVVVTFESTVGATFYKCVNRVIGTSLAGCLGIGVHWIAAESGDKFEPIILGISLFLLASVTTFSRFIPSVKSRFDYGAMIFVLTFCLVSISGYRVEKLFELARTRISTIAIGTSLCIFVSMLFCPIWAGSQLQSLTARNLDKLAHSLDGCVSEYFENDDDTEEMKNNEDEKNNNSKVEGYKCVLNSKASEESMANFARWEPAHGRFGFRHPWKKYLEVGGVMRKSAYCIEALHGCLNSEIQAPNSLKLHLAEPCKALSSSSSEVLKELSIVIKKMKKSTKIDFLVSNMNVAVQELQNAIKSFPSTQMEVSLSEQEEEANNEDHKAATTTIPPLMKLLPLATLVSLLIETTSRIEHVVNAVETLANVANYDSEDEKKKPSSSDNHDHNVAMRVFPEA